One part of the Candidatus Omnitrophota bacterium genome encodes these proteins:
- the acpS gene encoding holo-ACP synthase has protein sequence MIVAGAGVDIVDVERIEKAREKWGDRFLNKIFTAGELKYSLSMPVPEIHLAARFAAKEACFKALDSVQQKKAGWQQIEVVLDKVGKPHVALGGVLKEYFAEGEVLHLSLAHTRQLAIAMAVRGRESVQ, from the coding sequence ATGATTGTTGCGGGTGCGGGTGTGGATATCGTGGATGTCGAGCGCATAGAAAAAGCGCGCGAGAAGTGGGGAGATCGTTTCCTTAATAAGATTTTCACGGCAGGAGAACTCAAGTATTCCCTGAGCATGCCGGTTCCCGAGATCCATCTGGCTGCGCGTTTTGCTGCAAAGGAGGCCTGCTTCAAGGCCTTGGATAGTGTCCAGCAAAAGAAAGCGGGATGGCAGCAGATCGAAGTGGTGCTTGACAAAGTGGGCAAGCCTCATGTGGCTTTGGGCGGGGTGCTTAAAGAATATTTCGCAGAGGGGGAAGTGCTCCATTTGAGTTTGGCACATACGCGCCAATTAGCCATTGCCATGGCTGTGCGCGGCCGGGAGTCAGTCCAGTGA
- a CDS encoding pyridoxine 5'-phosphate synthase, with protein MPKLGVNVDHVATLRQARRGVWPSPVEAALLCEEAGCHSIVAHLREDRRHIQDEDIRELRRQIRTRLNLEMATAPDVVALACELRPHQATLVPEKREELTTEGGLNVVGDSGIVAETVRRLKESGITVSLFIDPVREQIEASARIGADCVEFHTGRYADALSEAEQVRCFGDLERAVSLALDSGLVPHAGHGLRLDNVIPVARIQGVDELNIGYSIVCRSIFVGLEAAVKEMVERIQ; from the coding sequence ATGCCGAAACTCGGAGTCAATGTGGATCACGTCGCTACTTTGCGTCAAGCCCGCCGGGGCGTCTGGCCCAGTCCGGTAGAAGCTGCCCTGCTTTGTGAAGAGGCAGGTTGCCATAGCATCGTGGCGCACTTGCGTGAAGACCGCAGGCATATTCAGGATGAGGATATCCGGGAACTCCGGAGGCAAATCCGCACACGTCTCAATCTAGAAATGGCCACTGCCCCGGATGTGGTCGCGCTGGCTTGTGAATTACGGCCGCACCAGGCAACCCTGGTGCCTGAAAAGAGAGAAGAGCTGACCACCGAGGGCGGCCTCAATGTGGTTGGGGATTCAGGGATAGTGGCTGAGACAGTGAGACGGCTCAAAGAATCCGGAATTACTGTGAGCCTGTTTATTGATCCTGTACGGGAACAAATTGAGGCCTCTGCGCGGATTGGCGCCGACTGTGTGGAGTTCCACACTGGGCGCTATGCGGATGCGTTGAGTGAAGCGGAACAAGTCCGGTGTTTCGGGGATTTGGAGCGCGCGGTTTCCCTGGCCCTGGATTCGGGGCTTGTGCCGCATGCGGGACACGGCTTGAGATTGGACAATGTGATTCCTGTGGCGCGGATCCAAGGGGTGGACGAACTCAATATCGGTTATTCGATTGTCTGTCGTTCGATTTTTGTGGGTTTGGAAGCAGCCGTTAAGGAAATGGTGGAGCGGATTCAATGA
- a CDS encoding YbbR-like domain-containing protein produces MKMPWLTRDVGLKILSLVLAVAAWIYINDAIYGGYKEDATKLAAYTLVSKQVPIFANVVGTPSEGYVVIRERVTVEPASCFLLGPSATMSSIEYVKTEPISVEGARTDLTASVSLGKVAGLPLAQETLVKVVIPIRRR; encoded by the coding sequence ATGAAGATGCCTTGGCTGACAAGAGATGTTGGACTCAAGATTTTGAGCCTTGTGTTGGCTGTGGCTGCCTGGATCTATATTAACGATGCCATATACGGCGGCTACAAAGAAGACGCGACCAAGCTGGCTGCCTATACCCTTGTCTCCAAACAGGTGCCGATTTTTGCCAATGTTGTGGGGACTCCCTCCGAAGGTTATGTGGTGATCCGCGAACGTGTGACCGTGGAGCCCGCCTCCTGCTTTCTCTTAGGACCGAGTGCAACCATGAGCAGTATTGAGTACGTCAAGACCGAACCCATCAGCGTTGAGGGTGCGCGTACGGATCTGACGGCTTCAGTGAGTCTTGGTAAGGTTGCAGGACTTCCCTTGGCACAAGAGACTCTTGTCAAAGTTGTGATCCCGATCCGGAGGCGTTAA